In a genomic window of Vicinamibacterales bacterium:
- a CDS encoding ankyrin repeat domain-containing protein, with product MLAFVVAVALVQPAADADGLTPLMRAAARGDAARVASLVAGGADVNAAHATLKLTPLMFAAYGGHDAVVQALLEKGATANLKDAAGASAADWAAQGGHASTADRLGKAGAQLNPFLNVGVLPFDLMDKAAGKAP from the coding sequence ATGCTTGCGTTCGTGGTCGCCGTCGCCCTCGTGCAGCCCGCGGCCGACGCGGACGGCCTGACGCCTCTCATGCGCGCCGCCGCGCGCGGCGACGCCGCGCGGGTGGCGTCACTCGTCGCCGGCGGCGCCGATGTGAACGCCGCGCACGCGACGCTCAAGCTGACGCCGCTGATGTTCGCGGCCTACGGCGGGCACGACGCCGTCGTGCAGGCGCTGCTCGAGAAGGGCGCGACGGCGAACCTCAAGGACGCGGCGGGTGCCAGCGCCGCCGACTGGGCCGCCCAGGGCGGACACGCCTCGACGGCGGACCGGCTCGGCAAGGCCGGGGCCCAGCTGAACCCCTTCCTGAACGTGGGCGTCCTCCCCTTCGACCTGATGGACAAGGCCGCGGGCAAGGCGCCCTAG
- a CDS encoding MFS transporter codes for MTPVGRDVALLFAARALRLVAYGALSVVLVFYLTGLGLTEPQVGLLLTLTLLGDTAVSLAVTTHADRLGRRRMLTVSAGLMAGAGLVFISTDAFWLLVLAATVGVISPSGQEVGPFLPVEQAALARAVPADARTRVFAWYTLAGALATSVGALGGGLVPAALQRAGTAPLDSYRWVIAGYAAIGLVLAALFQGLSREADAGPTAAAATGPGAGSGLWGLHESRGTVTRLAALFALDAFGGGFVAQSFAAYWFHLRFGVDPATLGPIFFWANLLAGLSALLAARLAARFGLVRTMVWTHLPSNVLLILVPLMPTLPLAVAVLWARFSISQMDVPTRQSYVMAVVRPDERSAAGGVTGVARTLGAAVSPVIVGQLFARPALISLPFVIAGTLKIAYDLLLYRAFVGVQPAEERAGTHRPR; via the coding sequence ATGACGCCCGTTGGTCGCGACGTGGCGCTGCTCTTCGCCGCGCGTGCCCTCCGCCTCGTGGCGTACGGCGCGCTCTCGGTCGTGCTCGTCTTCTACCTGACGGGCCTCGGCCTGACCGAACCGCAGGTCGGCCTGCTCTTGACGCTGACGCTGCTCGGCGACACGGCCGTCTCGCTCGCCGTGACCACGCACGCGGACCGGCTGGGACGGCGGCGGATGCTCACGGTGAGCGCCGGGCTCATGGCAGGGGCCGGCCTGGTGTTCATTTCGACCGATGCGTTCTGGCTGCTGGTGCTCGCGGCCACCGTCGGCGTCATCAGCCCGAGCGGCCAGGAGGTGGGACCGTTCCTGCCCGTCGAACAGGCCGCGCTGGCGCGGGCGGTGCCGGCCGACGCGCGGACGCGCGTGTTCGCGTGGTACACGCTGGCCGGCGCGCTCGCGACGTCGGTCGGGGCCCTGGGGGGCGGGCTCGTGCCGGCGGCGCTCCAGCGGGCGGGCACGGCGCCGCTCGACAGCTACCGGTGGGTGATCGCGGGCTACGCCGCCATCGGCCTCGTGCTGGCCGCGCTGTTCCAGGGGCTCTCGCGCGAGGCGGACGCCGGACCCACCGCGGCCGCCGCGACGGGCCCTGGGGCTGGCAGCGGCCTCTGGGGTCTGCACGAGTCCCGCGGCACCGTCACACGGCTGGCCGCCCTCTTCGCCCTCGACGCCTTCGGCGGCGGCTTCGTCGCCCAGAGCTTCGCCGCTTACTGGTTCCACCTGCGCTTCGGCGTCGATCCCGCCACGCTCGGCCCGATCTTCTTCTGGGCCAACCTGCTCGCTGGCCTCTCGGCCCTGCTGGCCGCCAGGCTCGCGGCCCGCTTCGGACTCGTCCGCACGATGGTCTGGACGCACCTGCCGTCGAACGTGCTGCTGATCCTCGTGCCGCTCATGCCCACGCTGCCGCTGGCGGTCGCCGTCTTGTGGGCGCGCTTCAGCATCAGCCAGATGGACGTCCCGACACGGCAGTCCTACGTGATGGCCGTCGTGCGCCCGGACGAACGCTCGGCCGCCGGCGGCGTCACGGGTGTGGCCCGCACGCTGGGCGCGGCCGTCAGCCCCGTGATCGTCGGCCAGCTGTTCGCGCGCCCGGCGCTCATCAGCCTGCCCTTCGTCATCGCCGGGACGCTCAAGATCGCCTACGACCTGCTGCTCTACCGGGCGTTCGTCGGCGTGCAGCCAGCCGAGGAGCGGGCGGGAACCCACCGGCCGAGGTAG